CGGGAGGAGGCATGGCGCGCGGTGGCGGACCGGCGGTTGCTGGAGCGGGGCCGGTTCGAGCAACTGTTCACCGATCTGGTGTCCCTGCGCGGGCAGATGGCGGCCAACGCCGGCTTTGCGAACTACCGCGACCATGCCTTCCGTCTCCGCGGGCGTTTCGACTACGGGCCGGCCGACTGCGAGCGGTTTCACGATGCGATCGAGGCCGAGATCATGCCGGTGGTGCGCGAGTTGCAGGCGCGGCGGCGCGAGCAGCTCGGTCTCGACACCTTGCGTCCCTGGGACCTGGCGGTGGACCCCTTGAGCCGGCCGCCATTGCGGCCGTTTGAGGATACCGGGCTCTTGGAGCGCGCGACCGAGGGCCTCCTTGGGCGGCTGGACCCGGACCTGGCGAAGGAGTTCCGGATCCTGCGCGACCTGCGGTTGCTGGATCTTGCGAATCGCAAGGGCAAGGCCCCCGGCGGCTATCAGAGCACCCTGTCGGAATCGCGCCTGCCCTTCATTTTCATGAATGCGGTGGGCCTCCAGCGTGACGTGGAGACCCTCCTGCACGAGGCGGGTCACGCCTTCCATGCCCTGGCGACCCGCGACGAGCCGCTGTACGCCTACCGCAGCGCCCCGATCGAGTTTTGCGAGGTGGCGTCCATGGCCATGGAGCTGCTGGGCGCGCCGCACCTGGACGTCTTTTATTCCGAGCCTGAAGCCCGCCGCGCGCGCCGGACCCACCTTGAAGGCGTCATTGGCTCCTTCCCCTGGATTGCCACGGTGGATGCCTTCCAGCACTGGGTGTACACCCACCCCGGGCATGGCCCGGACGATCGGGCGGCGGCCTGGACCCGCCTGATGGAGCGGTTTGGCGGTGATGTGGACTGGAGCGGACTCGAGGACGTCCGTGCCCACCTGTGGCATCGTCAGCTCCACGTCTTCCTGTATCCGTTCTACTACGTCGAGTACGGCATCGCCCAGCTCGGCGCCCTTCAGGTGTGGGCCAATGCGGCGGTGGATCGGTCCAAGGCGCTTGCCGATTACAAGGCGGCGCTGGCCTTGGGCGGGACGCGTCCGCTCCCTGAACTCTTTGCCCGTGCGGGTTGCCGGTTTGACTTCAGCCGCGAGACGCTGCGCCCGCTCACGGCGCGGGTGCGGCAGGAACTGGCAACACTGGATT
This genomic stretch from Verrucomicrobiia bacterium harbors:
- a CDS encoding M3 family oligoendopeptidase; the protein is MSLLPFGDLPVHTPRRFVPPGVDLGDWSAIEPLFDRLEARAAGCRTLPEFEQWLLDWGELAAAVDEEGARRYIAMTCHTEDPEAERAYLNFVEHLEPALKPRRFALARAYLAHPQRASLPKDRYGVFDRDTALLVELYRDANVPLETAEARLGNDYNKLTGSLTVQFRGEERTLVAMGRHQEETDRALREEAWRAVADRRLLERGRFEQLFTDLVSLRGQMAANAGFANYRDHAFRLRGRFDYGPADCERFHDAIEAEIMPVVRELQARRREQLGLDTLRPWDLAVDPLSRPPLRPFEDTGLLERATEGLLGRLDPDLAKEFRILRDLRLLDLANRKGKAPGGYQSTLSESRLPFIFMNAVGLQRDVETLLHEAGHAFHALATRDEPLYAYRSAPIEFCEVASMAMELLGAPHLDVFYSEPEARRARRTHLEGVIGSFPWIATVDAFQHWVYTHPGHGPDDRAAAWTRLMERFGGDVDWSGLEDVRAHLWHRQLHVFLYPFYYVEYGIAQLGALQVWANAAVDRSKALADYKAALALGGTRPLPELFARAGCRFDFSRETLRPLTARVRQELATLD